In Oscillatoria sp. FACHB-1406, one DNA window encodes the following:
- the purH gene encoding bifunctional phosphoribosylaminoimidazolecarboxamide formyltransferase/IMP cyclohydrolase, whose protein sequence is MKRLALLSVSDKTGIVELARQLVEAFEFELISSGGTAKTLIDAGIPVMKVSDYTGSPEILGGRVKTLHPRIHGGILARRDLPQDVADLEANGIRPLDLVVVNLYPFEQTIAQPNCTVADAIEQIDIGGPAMLRASAKNCAHLTVLCNPTRYEDYLQQLRDNNGETSLEFRQARAAEGFAMTMAYDRAISSYFTEVVTQQPASQYTLAGQEHQSLRYGENPHQSATWYQTGTTGWTSAEQLQGKELSYNNLVDLEAARRIIAEFPADEPTVAILKHTNPCGAAVGSTLVEAYEKAFAADSVSAFGGIVAVNQTIDAATATALKKTFLECIVAPDCSPQAREILAAKSNLRVLLLPDLHRGERETVKVIAGGFLVQAADDEIDDPQTWQVVTQKQPTPEQMAEMAFAWKLAKHVKSNAIVVTRDRVTLGVGAGQMNRVGSAKIALEQAGERAKGATLASDGFFPFDDSVRSAAAAGIEAIIQPGGSIRDKDSIQAADELGVVMVLTGIRHFLH, encoded by the coding sequence ATGAAACGTTTAGCACTGCTGAGTGTATCGGATAAAACCGGAATTGTCGAACTCGCACGGCAATTAGTCGAAGCGTTTGAGTTTGAACTCATTAGCAGTGGCGGAACGGCGAAAACGCTGATCGATGCAGGGATTCCTGTCATGAAAGTTAGCGACTATACGGGTTCGCCGGAAATTTTGGGCGGTAGGGTGAAAACCTTACATCCGCGCATTCACGGCGGAATTTTGGCGCGGCGCGATTTGCCGCAAGATGTGGCAGATTTGGAGGCGAATGGGATTCGTCCGCTCGATTTGGTGGTGGTTAATCTGTATCCATTCGAGCAAACGATCGCGCAGCCCAATTGTACCGTAGCCGACGCGATCGAGCAGATCGATATCGGCGGCCCCGCAATGTTGCGCGCTTCGGCGAAAAACTGCGCGCATCTCACCGTACTGTGCAATCCCACCCGTTACGAAGACTATTTACAGCAATTGCGCGACAATAACGGCGAAACCAGCCTCGAATTTCGGCAAGCGCGCGCGGCAGAAGGCTTCGCGATGACAATGGCTTACGATCGCGCCATCTCCAGCTATTTTACCGAAGTCGTCACCCAACAGCCCGCTTCCCAATATACCCTCGCTGGTCAAGAACATCAATCGCTGCGTTACGGCGAAAACCCCCACCAGAGCGCAACCTGGTATCAAACCGGAACGACGGGATGGACGAGTGCCGAGCAATTGCAAGGAAAAGAACTCAGCTATAACAATTTAGTCGATCTTGAAGCCGCGCGGCGCATCATTGCGGAATTTCCTGCCGACGAACCGACAGTCGCGATCCTCAAGCATACCAATCCTTGCGGGGCGGCGGTGGGCAGTACCCTCGTCGAAGCTTACGAAAAGGCGTTTGCCGCCGATTCGGTGTCTGCATTTGGGGGCATTGTCGCTGTAAACCAAACGATTGATGCAGCTACAGCAACCGCACTGAAGAAAACCTTTCTCGAATGTATTGTAGCCCCAGATTGCTCGCCCCAAGCGCGGGAAATTTTAGCAGCAAAGTCGAATTTGCGGGTGCTGCTGCTGCCAGATTTGCATCGCGGCGAACGGGAAACCGTTAAGGTTATTGCAGGTGGATTTTTAGTGCAAGCGGCGGACGATGAAATTGACGATCCGCAAACTTGGCAAGTCGTGACGCAAAAGCAACCTACGCCCGAACAGATGGCCGAGATGGCCTTTGCTTGGAAGCTCGCCAAGCACGTAAAATCAAATGCAATTGTCGTCACGCGCGATCGCGTCACCCTCGGAGTTGGGGCGGGGCAGATGAATCGCGTTGGTTCGGCAAAAATTGCCCTCGAACAAGCAGGAGAACGGGCGAAAGGGGCAACCTTAGCCAGCGATGGCTTCTTCCCCTTCGACGATTCGGTTCGCAGTGCAGCAGCGGCGGGAATTGAGGCGATTATTCAACCGGGCGGTTCGATTCGCGATAAGGATTCGATTCAAGCCGCCGATGAGTTAGGAGTCGTCATGGTTTTGACGGGAATTCGTCATTTCTTGCATTAA
- a CDS encoding glycosyltransferase family 39 protein: protein MNLAREQFYYMRQNPLRLLIILLLILSIFFRFTNLDRKVYWMDETFTSLWLSGYSVTEIDTEVTGHIVSAEDLQKYQRLNPNRSAIDIIKNAPQLDALHPPLYYALLRLWVGWFGDSVATIRTASAVISLLALPCAYWLGFNLFNSSRAAGLFAAIFAISPFHVLYAQEAREYALWTVIILLSSAALLQALRCNTKLSWIFYSFTIILGLYSYLLHCLVLLAHGLYVAIAEKFRLNKKSISYLISSLAGSLAFIPWLLSVRDFSSPLWATVKIEIVPLLKIAFLNLMRVFFDVDFNESNPLIYLIFLAIAILVGYALYFSIARASLRVWLLILLLIGTTGAFIVLQDLLLGGRRSIGARYFIPCYLGIQLSVAYLFARQLDTAKAGSLQQRFFKLILVLFFGLNVLSCAVSSQAQSWWNKYYNQDNPAIAEIVNQADRGLIIASFNSRDILSLSYVLDPKTQIKFLSPTDLSQDISGNFSDLFLLNPSKDWLQKFQQSKNYKVERVYAGKYQELWRLKPKSAIRDR from the coding sequence ATGAACCTCGCTAGAGAACAGTTTTATTATATGAGGCAGAATCCACTCCGCCTCCTCATCATTCTGCTTTTAATTCTTAGCATTTTCTTTCGATTTACCAATCTCGATCGCAAAGTTTACTGGATGGATGAAACTTTCACGTCTTTATGGCTTTCGGGTTACTCAGTTACCGAGATTGACACAGAAGTAACGGGGCATATTGTGAGTGCAGAGGATTTGCAAAAATACCAGCGTCTCAATCCCAATCGAAGCGCCATCGACATCATCAAGAATGCTCCTCAACTCGATGCTCTGCATCCTCCCCTTTATTATGCCCTACTTCGATTATGGGTTGGGTGGTTTGGAGATTCAGTCGCCACCATTAGAACTGCGTCTGCGGTCATCAGCTTGTTGGCTTTACCTTGTGCCTACTGGCTGGGATTCAACTTATTTAATTCCTCACGAGCGGCAGGGTTATTCGCTGCTATTTTTGCCATTTCTCCCTTTCATGTTTTATACGCTCAAGAAGCAAGAGAATATGCCCTTTGGACTGTAATAATTTTACTCTCTAGTGCGGCACTTTTGCAAGCGTTACGGTGCAATACCAAACTCAGTTGGATATTCTATTCTTTCACGATAATCCTGGGTTTATATAGCTATTTGCTCCATTGTCTCGTTCTTTTAGCTCATGGGCTTTATGTAGCGATCGCGGAAAAATTTAGACTTAACAAAAAATCGATCTCTTATCTCATTTCCTCGCTCGCTGGAAGTCTAGCTTTTATCCCCTGGCTACTCAGCGTTCGAGACTTTAGTTCGCCGCTGTGGGCGACCGTAAAGATCGAGATAGTGCCTTTGTTAAAAATCGCGTTTCTCAATTTGATGCGAGTCTTCTTTGATGTCGATTTTAACGAATCCAATCCGCTCATCTATTTAATTTTCTTGGCAATCGCGATTTTAGTGGGATATGCTCTTTATTTTTCGATCGCGCGTGCGTCTCTTAGAGTCTGGCTGTTGATTCTGCTTTTAATTGGAACAACAGGAGCTTTCATCGTATTGCAAGATTTGCTGTTGGGGGGGCGACGTTCGATTGGAGCGAGATACTTTATCCCCTGTTACTTGGGAATCCAATTATCAGTTGCTTATCTTTTTGCGCGTCAACTCGATACCGCTAAGGCTGGGAGTTTACAACAAAGATTTTTTAAACTTATTTTAGTTCTCTTTTTTGGACTTAACGTTTTATCTTGTGCTGTCAGTTCCCAAGCTCAAAGTTGGTGGAATAAATACTATAATCAAGATAATCCTGCTATTGCTGAAATTGTCAATCAAGCCGATCGGGGGCTAATAATTGCTAGTTTTAACTCGCGAGATATTTTATCACTGAGCTATGTCCTCGACCCGAAGACACAAATTAAATTCCTGAGTCCGACCGATTTATCTCAAGATATATCGGGCAACTTTAGCGATTTATTCTTATTGAATCCGTCGAAAGATTGGCTCCAAAAGTTTCAACAATCGAAAAACTATAAGGTGGAGAGAGTTTATGCTGGAAAATATCAAGAACTCTGGCGTTTAAAACCGAAATCTGCAATCCGCGATCGCTAA
- a CDS encoding metallophosphoesterase — MNFKFAIASDLHLALPHTFRNVPQRFHLVEISIPVIEGVLQHLEQLDLDFLLIPGDLTQDGEPENHQWLQQRLAKLPFPTFVIPGNHDVLQVEKTKSSIALAEFPYYYHKFGYQNPQQLYYRCELLPGVELIGLNSNQFDENGKQLFTGGIDKEQLIWLKETLADCANQLVLVMVHHNAIDHLPNQSKHPLGRRYAIENAAELRAVLRSGGVRFLFSGHLHVQDIAEQEGLYEITTGSLVSYPHPYRILEFKDRQLKIKSYRVRQIPGYDNLGHFSREIISDRSLPLMLKLATSPPLNLPPEMAERVAAQLRYFWADIAAGDAVFDFPDFPPRAQQFFEGFSAAAAIDNDAILNLDFPQKLEQYVKS; from the coding sequence ATGAATTTTAAATTCGCGATCGCGAGCGATCTCCATCTTGCCTTACCCCATACCTTTCGCAACGTTCCCCAGCGCTTTCACCTCGTCGAAATTAGCATTCCCGTTATTGAAGGGGTGCTGCAACACCTCGAACAACTCGATCTCGATTTCTTGCTGATTCCCGGCGATTTAACTCAAGATGGAGAACCGGAAAATCATCAATGGTTGCAGCAACGTTTGGCAAAGTTACCCTTTCCCACTTTTGTGATTCCCGGCAATCACGACGTTCTGCAAGTTGAGAAAACTAAAAGCTCGATCGCGCTTGCCGAATTTCCCTATTATTATCACAAGTTCGGCTATCAAAATCCCCAACAACTTTATTACCGCTGCGAACTGCTTCCCGGCGTAGAATTAATTGGTCTAAATTCCAATCAATTCGATGAAAACGGCAAACAACTTTTTACTGGAGGGATTGACAAAGAGCAATTAATATGGTTAAAAGAAACGCTAGCAGATTGCGCTAATCAGTTGGTATTGGTGATGGTTCACCATAACGCGATCGACCACTTGCCCAATCAATCCAAACATCCGCTGGGACGGCGCTACGCGATCGAAAATGCTGCCGAATTGCGCGCTGTATTGCGCTCTGGTGGCGTGCGATTTTTGTTCAGCGGTCATTTGCACGTTCAAGATATTGCCGAGCAAGAGGGATTATACGAGATTACAACGGGTTCTTTAGTCAGTTATCCCCATCCCTATCGTATTTTAGAATTCAAAGATCGGCAGTTAAAAATCAAATCTTATCGCGTCCGACAGATTCCCGGTTACGACAATCTCGGTCATTTTTCGCGGGAAATTATTTCCGATCGCTCCTTGCCTTTAATGCTTAAACTCGCGACTTCCCCGCCCCTGAACTTACCGCCAGAAATGGCGGAACGAGTGGCAGCCCAGTTGCGCTATTTTTGGGCAGATATTGCCGCTGGGGATGCCGTGTTTGATTTCCCGGATTTTCCGCCGCGAGCGCAACAGTTTTTTGAAGGGTTTAGCGCTGCTGCTGCAATTGATAATGATGCAATTTTGAATCTAGATTTTCCGCAGAAATTGGAGCAGTACGTCAAAAGTTGA